A stretch of uncultured Campylobacter sp. DNA encodes these proteins:
- a CDS encoding metallophosphoesterase: MIYLCGDTHGINEIGKITNKAFAGGLSADDFVIVLGDFGLFWSERIDEFMARKNIERYFPATLLFIDGNHENFYMLDQLPRERKFGGTVGVGGENIFWLRRGEIYEIAGRRFLCFGGALSVDKAHRIPGLSWWAREIPSEEEFACAMQNARDFIAAGGRIDAVLSHTAPWFAMKFLKEYLWCGKSTPDKTSEYLERIFELVRPARWYFGHFHGDKKFHAHGCDFYLCYDEILKFED, from the coding sequence ATGATATATCTTTGTGGCGATACGCACGGAATAAACGAGATCGGCAAAATAACGAACAAGGCCTTTGCGGGTGGGCTTAGCGCCGATGATTTTGTCATTGTGCTCGGGGATTTTGGGCTGTTTTGGAGCGAGCGTATAGATGAGTTTATGGCGCGCAAAAATATAGAAAGATATTTCCCCGCCACGCTTCTTTTCATAGATGGCAATCACGAAAATTTCTATATGTTGGATCAGCTGCCGCGCGAGAGGAAATTTGGCGGCACCGTGGGCGTGGGCGGCGAGAATATTTTTTGGCTGCGGCGTGGCGAAATTTACGAGATTGCGGGGCGACGATTTTTGTGCTTCGGCGGCGCGCTTAGCGTCGATAAAGCACATCGGATACCGGGGCTTAGCTGGTGGGCGCGCGAGATTCCAAGCGAGGAGGAGTTTGCTTGTGCTATGCAAAATGCGCGCGATTTCATCGCTGCGGGCGGGCGGATCGATGCGGTGCTGAGCCACACGGCGCCGTGGTTTGCGATGAAATTTTTAAAAGAATACCTTTGGTGCGGCAAAAGTACCCCCGATAAAACGTCTGAGTATTTGGAGCGTATCTTTGAGCTCGTAAGGCCCGCGCGATGGTATTTCGGACACTTTCACGGCGATAAGAAATTCCACGCGCATGGCTGCGATTTTTATCTCTGCTACGATGAAATTTTAAAATTTGAAGACTAG
- a CDS encoding GDSL-type esterase/lipase family protein — protein sequence MSKFIVILFAALLSGCAANAGVRGINSANAKSSAGFGVKFFGDSHLGSDALIDAFRHGFFVQNSVGFVPAMMPKYHKSENIEFKQSGFNVISSRTEQDPDFPLCGVIATGKKGANVRLELKQLSGDFYVEILHKSDQGGEIFRVRDASGLSAYISQEVPQKWEYSKLRLRFPIEIRSLRDGAELGGYKIYRKNARFADSCASNGAFSNLYEKWGADAFGRDFSGLRYNLVVIAYGTNDAMDPKFDEQKFYQSVRGLLRSVRSAAPGAKILLVAPPRSPKVPNASRAAEVLAHLARDEGAMFYDIAGLMDEDGGWRGWRERGLIRPDEIHLQKEGYEKIGAALATKLRGRL from the coding sequence TTGAGTAAATTTATAGTGATTTTATTTGCCGCATTATTAAGCGGATGCGCGGCAAACGCAGGCGTTCGCGGCATAAATTCCGCAAACGCAAAAAGCTCTGCGGGCTTTGGAGTGAAATTTTTTGGCGATTCGCATTTAGGAAGCGACGCGCTGATAGATGCTTTCAGGCACGGCTTTTTCGTGCAAAACAGCGTCGGCTTCGTGCCTGCAATGATGCCTAAATACCACAAAAGCGAAAATATAGAATTTAAGCAAAGCGGCTTTAATGTAATCTCATCCCGCACCGAGCAAGACCCCGATTTCCCGTTATGCGGAGTGATCGCTACCGGCAAAAAGGGCGCTAATGTGCGACTGGAGCTAAAGCAACTTAGCGGCGATTTTTACGTCGAAATTTTACATAAATCGGATCAGGGTGGCGAGATTTTTCGCGTGCGCGATGCAAGCGGGCTAAGCGCGTATATTTCACAAGAAGTGCCGCAGAAATGGGAGTATTCTAAGCTGCGACTTAGATTTCCGATCGAAATTCGATCGCTACGTGATGGGGCAGAACTTGGAGGATATAAAATTTACCGCAAAAACGCGCGCTTTGCAGACTCTTGCGCGAGCAACGGCGCGTTTAGCAACCTCTACGAAAAATGGGGCGCAGATGCCTTTGGTAGGGATTTTTCGGGACTTAGATACAATCTCGTAGTTATCGCTTACGGCACAAACGATGCGATGGATCCGAAATTCGACGAGCAAAAATTCTACCAAAGCGTCCGTGGGCTGCTTCGCTCCGTCCGCTCTGCAGCTCCCGGTGCAAAAATCCTGCTCGTAGCACCGCCGCGAAGCCCTAAAGTGCCAAACGCCTCACGCGCTGCGGAGGTGCTAGCGCATCTAGCGCGAGACGAAGGGGCGATGTTTTACGACATAGCCGGTCTTATGGATGAGGATGGCGGCTGGCGCGGCTGGCGCGAGCGCGGGCTTATTCGCCCCGACGAAATCCACTTGCAAAAAGAGGGCTACGAAAAAATCGGCGCAGCGCTGGCGACGAAATTGCGCGGCAGGCTTTAA
- a CDS encoding DUF459 domain-containing protein, with protein sequence MLRFVSTMLFALLFSAFFMQGSLLYYLEQRFHDDFGLEEWLRRSPFRVGGEIYEKIANVADKLEQRIKGEDISKDEDASPHSGSKNFKKPTQDRIAENQALQSTRARDHDTSQSVKPQDSKPQAHATKNSALNNSMHHSKTRDSAQEPYAQNSIPQNSTSQNSVSQSQTTTSSVPRSSAESQNTVTASATLQSGENYASQLPAPQALEQNLTTQSSVEIDAKISLSDDGKIRLNAGDEVLFMGDSLMQYVGMNAKKFFPKRSLRVIDLSKQSTGLASKKSFDWQKTLDTALRENGGVKLVVVLLGANDVWEYRAGGKTYGIKTPRWREFYASRVREIYDTAHSHGAGVLWLAMPCMQKPDFEEKTQLLNQIYADASMALGGYFMQTTPLVCEKGVYKTYLQSGSKLVRVRQDDGIHMSKEGCEAVAKEILSRIEVE encoded by the coding sequence ATGCTTAGGTTTGTTTCGACTATGCTTTTTGCGCTGCTTTTCTCAGCATTTTTTATGCAAGGCTCGCTGCTTTATTATTTGGAGCAGCGATTTCACGATGATTTTGGGCTGGAAGAATGGCTGCGCCGCTCGCCGTTTCGCGTAGGCGGAGAGATCTACGAAAAAATTGCAAATGTCGCAGATAAGCTTGAGCAGCGCATCAAAGGTGAGGACATTAGCAAGGATGAGGACGCAAGTCCGCATAGCGGAAGCAAAAATTTTAAAAAGCCTACGCAAGATCGTATAGCGGAAAATCAAGCTTTGCAAAGCACGAGGGCGCGAGATCACGATACTTCGCAAAGCGTTAAACCGCAAGATAGCAAGCCGCAAGCCCATGCCACGAAGAATTCAGCTTTAAATAATTCTATGCATCATTCAAAGACGCGCGATTCTGCGCAGGAGCCTTACGCACAAAATTCCATCCCTCAAAATTCTACTTCGCAAAATTCCGTGTCACAAAGCCAGACTACAACAAGCTCTGTGCCGCGCAGCTCCGCTGAGTCGCAAAATACCGTCACGGCAAGCGCAACCTTGCAAAGCGGCGAAAATTACGCTTCGCAACTTCCCGCTCCGCAGGCTTTGGAGCAGAATTTAACGACGCAAAGTTCCGTGGAGATTGATGCTAAAATTTCGCTTAGCGACGATGGCAAAATCCGCCTAAATGCAGGCGATGAGGTGCTTTTTATGGGCGATAGTCTGATGCAATACGTGGGGATGAACGCTAAGAAATTTTTCCCGAAGCGAAGCCTGAGGGTGATCGATCTTAGCAAGCAATCTACGGGGCTTGCGAGTAAGAAATCTTTCGACTGGCAAAAGACGCTCGATACTGCGCTTAGAGAGAATGGCGGCGTTAAGCTCGTAGTCGTGCTGCTGGGCGCCAATGACGTCTGGGAGTACCGCGCGGGCGGCAAGACCTACGGCATTAAAACGCCGCGCTGGCGGGAGTTTTACGCCTCAAGAGTGCGCGAGATCTACGATACAGCGCACTCGCACGGTGCGGGAGTGCTGTGGCTGGCAATGCCGTGTATGCAAAAGCCAGATTTTGAGGAGAAAACGCAGCTGCTAAATCAAATATATGCAGACGCCAGCATGGCGCTTGGCGGGTATTTTATGCAAACAACCCCGCTGGTGTGCGAAAAAGGCGTCTATAAAACCTATCTGCAAAGCGGCTCGAAGCTCGTGCGCGTGCGCCAAGACGACGGCATTCATATGAGCAAAGAGGGTTGCGAAGCGGTAGCGAAAGAAATTTTATCAAGGATTGAAGTTGAGTAA
- a CDS encoding MBOAT family O-acyltransferase — protein sequence MTFFSPEFVLTFLAFLIVYWTLKNHIFAQKILILLASYGFMCSVNPRFALVLAAYSAFVYFAGACIARANRVVAKAIPSAKQSSHKKKLSRKAAAKQMSATKQAGIAKQMQKAGLAKQIPLPTAKARAVMLAAVAGGLFFLAFFKYYGYVREFFNAALAALHLGAVDSVAFPLGISYYVFMSITYFVSVYRRECGEQGFLSLACFLAFFPSVVMGPIGRASAAKGVEPVLPQFDRFKHFGNADEIYVLIIFALVKLLLISGYLGAYYSDVISGVYGDEPESSAAQILAALLLYGVVLYTNFSGFIDMARALGLAMGFKLPQNFNMPYAAKNLGEFWDRWHISLSTFIRDYIYIPLGGSRNGFARTCVNLLIAFALSGIWHGAGLNFLIWGLLHGVALVFLKCLAKVGVKPLNPHLALFCTYIFVSFAWIFFANSLPDAAAILSAFTRARAFGDISELAVLAVILAGIFVYPKISALKDTVIALFAELPFLPKALALGVIFTLIFALMPSGIPNFIYAGF from the coding sequence ATGACATTTTTTTCGCCTGAGTTTGTCCTTACTTTTTTAGCGTTTTTAATCGTTTATTGGACGCTCAAAAATCATATTTTCGCGCAAAAAATTCTGATCCTGCTGGCAAGCTACGGCTTTATGTGCTCCGTAAATCCGCGCTTTGCGCTGGTGCTTGCGGCCTATAGTGCTTTCGTATATTTTGCAGGTGCGTGTATCGCGCGCGCTAATCGCGTAGTCGCGAAAGCCATACCGTCCGCAAAGCAGTCTTCGCACAAGAAAAAGCTCTCGCGTAAAGCGGCAGCCAAGCAGATGAGCGCAACAAAACAAGCCGGCATAGCAAAGCAGATGCAAAAAGCGGGGCTAGCGAAGCAGATTCCGTTACCAACTGCGAAGGCACGTGCAGTGATGCTTGCGGCAGTTGCTGGCGGCTTATTTTTTCTCGCATTTTTTAAATATTACGGCTACGTCAGGGAGTTTTTCAATGCCGCGCTTGCCGCGCTGCACCTAGGTGCCGTCGATAGCGTGGCGTTTCCGCTTGGAATTTCATATTATGTTTTTATGTCGATCACCTATTTTGTCTCGGTTTATAGGCGCGAATGCGGCGAGCAGGGCTTTTTGAGTTTGGCGTGCTTTTTAGCGTTTTTTCCTAGCGTCGTGATGGGTCCTATCGGACGCGCTAGCGCCGCCAAGGGCGTAGAGCCAGTGCTGCCACAGTTTGATCGCTTCAAGCACTTTGGCAATGCCGATGAAATTTATGTGCTTATAATTTTTGCCTTAGTTAAGCTGCTACTTATTAGCGGCTATTTGGGCGCGTATTATAGCGATGTGATTTCGGGCGTTTACGGCGACGAGCCTGAGTCCTCCGCGGCGCAAATTCTAGCTGCACTGCTGCTTTACGGCGTGGTGCTTTATACGAATTTTAGCGGCTTTATCGATATGGCGCGGGCTCTTGGGCTTGCGATGGGCTTTAAGTTGCCGCAGAATTTTAATATGCCCTACGCGGCTAAGAATTTAGGCGAGTTTTGGGATCGCTGGCATATCAGCTTATCTACGTTTATACGCGATTATATTTATATTCCGCTTGGCGGCTCGCGCAATGGCTTTGCACGTACCTGCGTAAATTTGCTAATCGCGTTTGCGCTCTCGGGCATATGGCACGGCGCGGGATTAAATTTTTTGATTTGGGGGCTTTTGCACGGAGTGGCGCTTGTGTTTTTAAAATGTCTTGCCAAAGTGGGCGTAAAGCCGCTAAATCCGCATTTGGCGCTATTTTGCACCTATATTTTTGTAAGTTTCGCTTGGATTTTTTTCGCCAATTCCCTGCCAGATGCGGCGGCGATTTTGAGCGCTTTTACCCGCGCACGAGCTTTCGGAGATATTAGCGAGCTAGCAGTGCTTGCGGTGATTTTAGCAGGGATTTTTGTTTATCCTAAAATCTCTGCTCTTAAAGATACTGTGATCGCGCTTTTTGCCGAGCTGCCGTTTTTGCCTAAAGCTCTCGCGCTCGGCGTGATCTTCACGCTGATTTTTGCGCTGATGCCAAGCGGAATTCCAAATTTCATCTACGCAGGATTTTAG